The Paenibacillus sp. FSL R7-0345 DNA segment TTTGGTGTTTTATGCGTCCTGGGAGGCGCATTTCTGTACTTTCTTTTCGCGGACGGCACGATCAGCATTAAGCTGCTGCTCGCGATCCTGTTTGTGTTTATCACCTCTCCGGTTGCGGGGCACCTGAACGGCAGGGCGGCCTACCGTTCAGGTGTGCCGCTGTGGCGCGGAAGCGTCAGGGATGACCTGAAATCCCCGCAGGAGAACCGCAGTGAAGATAACCGTTAAGATTAAGTAAACGCTAAATACCATAAAAGGAAGCGGGGGAACCACCAATTCCGGGGTGAATCTCGAGCAATCGAGTAGGGCTCTCTTTCGGCCCGAATCCGTCAGCTAACCCCGTAAGCGTAATGAAAGGGGATTTATGCGCAATGCGGTATATTGAAGCCTTTCAGCATATATCCGGTGACTAGGAGGAGAATCAGTGATTATAGCCACTCAGCCATACTATAAAGTTGAACGGATTGTAACTGCTGACAGTATCGAGACCGTAGTTCATCAGCGGTCACTCTGCCTGTATGCTAACCGGATTGAATCGGCTTACCGGGAATTTCCGCTGGCAGAAATATTTGATGTTTCCTTCAGGGATCTTGGACAAGGGCATGGTGTGCTATATTTGCATACGAAGCATGGGGTCTATGCTTATCCTGTAGATTCGGCCGTGGAATCATTTATCACAGAGGTAAAGAGTTTGCTTGCTTAAATGCTCCTCAGCATTGAGTTTGTGTATAATCCCGTCAGCTTTCAGCTGGCGGGATTTTGCATGAAATCATTGGTTCTGGCAACACTACCCTTACCAGAATCAGGAGAACGGCCAAGGGGGATTATCCATGAGAAGCAATGATCAGAAAAGCAACCGGGATAAGGAGCAGAACGCAGTGAGCGGTCCGCTGGGAGCGGATTCATCGCTGAACGCTTCCATCATCACCCGTATCCTGGGGGAGAGTTCCGATCTGACGGTCCGCTCACTTGGGGTAGGACGAACACAGGGGGAAAAGGACATTACGGACTGTCAGATCCGGCTGGTTTATCTGGACGGGATGGTGGATAATCAGACGCTGCAGGAAAGTATCATTCCGGCTATCCAGAATATCGGACTGGTTCCTTTGGAAACCGATCTGATTGAGCTGTTCTCCAGGGAAATTCTGCCGGTGGGTCAGGTGAGCACGGTAGATAATTTCCCGCATGCGGTACGAACTGTCCTCACAGGCTGCCTGCTGCTGATGATTGACGGGTATGTGCAGGGGTTATCCCTATCCATACAAGGCTATGAAAAACGCAGTATTGAGGAACCCAAAACCCAGGCGGTTATTAGAGGACCCCAGGAGGCATTCACCGAGGATCTGCGCACCAATACTACGATGATCCGTCGTAAAATGAAGAACGAACGGCTGCGTATTGAAACACATACCGCCGGGCAGATGACGCAGACTGATATTTCCGTGATGTACATCGACGGTATTGCGGAGCAGCAATTATTGGATCAGGTCTGGAAGCTGATTGATCATTTGACATTAAAGACGGTACTGGAGGGGGAGTATATCGAAGAATATCTGCAGAGTAATAAAGGGACTATTTTCCCTACTGTGCTGAACACAGAACGGCCGGATACGGTGACCGCAGGCCTTTCAGAGGGACGGATTGCCCTGTTTGTCGACGGCTCCCCCTTTGCAATTGTTTTGCCCTCTATGTTTCTGGACTTTATTCAATCTGCTGAAGACAGCTACCAGCCTTATCTGTTCGCCAGCTTTATCCGGATATTGCGTATGGTTGCGGGCGGGATCAGCCTTATAGCTCCGGCTATCTATATCGCAATCACTACCTTCCATCAGGACCTGCTGCCCACTCAATTGCTGCTTAGCCTGATGTTCCAGCGCGAGGGTGTCCCGTTTCCGGCATTCGTAGAGGCGATCCTGATGGAAATCACTTTTGAAATTATCCGGGAAGCGGGCATCCGGATGCCGCGTAATATCGGACAGGCTGTCTCTATTGTAGGAACCATCGTAGTAGGACAAGCGGCTGTGGATGCCGGATTTGTATCGGCAGCAATGGTCATTGTGGTTGCCATTACCGGCATTTCAAGCTTTGTCATTCCCGCATATAATATGTCGATTGCCTTCCGGCTGGTGCGCTTTCTATTTATGGGGGTAGCGGCCTCTTTCGGTATTTTTGGACTGACCATTTGCTTTTGTGCGCTGGCGGTGCATCTGTGCAGTCTTGATTCCATGGGTATTCCTTATATGCGGCCTTACGCGCCTTACTTGAAGAATGAACAGGTTGACGGTCTAATCAGGGCGCCTTACTGGCTTCGCAACAAGCTCAAAAAAACCAAGGGCAGACAATCGGCATGAAAAGAACTGTGCTGGTTGTATGGACAGCCGTACTGATGACACTGGTGCTGTCCGGCTGCTGGAGCCGCAAAGAGTTGAATGAGCTGGCGGTGTCAATCGGTCTGGGCATCGACCAGACGGAGAACGGGTACCTCGTCACCACGCAGATTGTTGCTCCCCGCCAGGCCGCTTCGGGTGCGGGCGGAGCAAACGGCCCGCCCGCCCTGGTTATGGCTACTGAGGAGAGTACAGTGATTGAGGCGCTGCGCAAGCTGACCACTAAGCTGCCGCGTAAAATATATCTTTCCCATTTAAGCATTCTGCTGATTGATGAGTCCATTGCCAGAGAGGGGGTGCTGGATTCACTTGATTTTCTGTTCCGGGATCATGAGGTGCGGCCCAACTTCAATGTGGTTATCGTCCGCAACGGCACTGCACATGATGCCTTGTCAATACTGACCCCGCTGGAGCAAATGCCTGCCCGGGACATGTTTGATTCCCTGAATGAATCGGAAAAGGTATGGGCGCCGACAGCGGCGGTCCGGCTGCTTGATCTGATGAAGTGGTTTAATACAGAAGGGCAGCAGGCGGTATTGACTGGTCTTAAGGTCGTGGGGGACATAGAAAAGGGGATGAGCAAAGACAATATCTCCGTTCTGGACAGCCCTGCTAAATTTGAATATTCAGGCATAGGGGTCATGAAAGATGATGTCCTGCTGGGCTGGCTGAATGAGAGTGACAGCAAGGCTTATAACTATGTAACAGGAAAAGTCAAATCAACGGTAGGCAAAGTAGATTGTCCGAATCAAAAAGGGAAGTTTGTTATGGAGCTGATCAATTCCCGCACCAAAATCATTCCCGGACTGAAAGCGGGCGGACCCTCGGCAACCGTTGAGGTTTCCATTGAAGCCAATATCGCTGAAGTGGAGTGTAAGCTGGATCTAAATGACCGCAAGGTGCTTAAAGAGGTAGGGGAGTTGGCCGGCAGGAAGACCAGGGAACTCATTGAGCATGGCATTAAGGAAGTGCAAACCCGTTATGCATCCGACATTTTCGGTTTCGGACAGAAATTTCATCATAAATACCCGAAGCAATGGAGGGTATGGAAAGAAGACTGGGACCGTATGTTCAGCAGGATGGAGGTTGAAGTCGTCGTTAACTATGAGATTAAGGGCCGGGGCAGAATTGTTAACCCGATCCAGAAAGGGATTTTGGAATGAACCTTTTATTGATTGTAGTCACATCTTTGCTGTGGGTCTTGCAGTGGCTGCCCGTTCATAAGGCTGGAAGGGCGTGGCGGGAAAAGCTCGTCCTTCACGGATTGTACGGATGTGCGCTGGCGATGAATATCATTTATGCTCAAAAGTGGATCGAGCCTGTACTGATGCGGCCCTACATAACGCTGTTCCAAATGGTGAATAGGGCTCTTGGAATGGGATAGCAAGCCGGAGAAGAGAGAGGAGGCCCATATTGACCGCTCGTGAATTGGCACTGTTGCTGACGTTAAATTACTGGGGAAGCGCCCTTTTGGGTCTCCCTTCTTCACTAATCGGTGTATCCGGAAAGGATGCATGGCTGTCCATATTGCTCGGGGTCTGTCTGCAAATACTTCTAATTCCGCTATTTACGGGGATTTTCAAGCAGATGAACGGAGATACGGTAGGCAAGTACTTAAACCGGACTTTCGGAAAAGGGTTCGGAAAAGCGCTGCTCGCTCTTTGGCTTTTCTTCGTGCCCTTTCACATCTTTGTGCTGACCATGCGCAGCCTGGGTGATTTTACAAGCACTGATCTCTATATTGAAACGCCGCCTTCTGCGATCTATATCCTTATTTTGGCAGCCATGATGTACTGCCTGTTTAAGGGGATTAAAGCTGTGGCCAAATCGGCCGAGCTGACCTTTCCCATTGCCGGCTTTCTGCTGGCGGTGCTGCTGCTGTCCCTGCTTCATGGTGCGGAGTGGGACAACTTCCTGCCTGTAAAGGAGGACGGAATCCGTCCTGTCCTGCATGGGTCAGTAATGTTTCTGGCTTATCCGAACAGTGAAATTGCGTTAAGCCTTTTTCTGGCATCTTGTATAAAAAATAAGAAGACCTACAGTAAAGCCCTTTGGCACAGCACCTGGCTGACTGGTCTGGGTCTGCTGCTGTTGACTGTTATGGTAATAGCCGTACTCGGTGAGAATCTGCCGCAGAATATCCCTTATGCCAGCCAGTTTGCAGCCAAGACCGTTACCGTAGGCGGTTTCTATGAACGGATTGAGACTGCAGTAACGGTGATCTGGTTCATCGTGATGTTCTACCGTATGATTTTTACCTACTACATATGTACACAGGGTCTTGCTGAATTATTTGAGCTCAAAAATCACCAGCGGCTGCTGCCCCCGTTAGCGCTTTTGAGCATCCCGTTGGCCATGCTGGTCTGGGATAATCCGTCTGTTATTGCAGAGATTACGGCCGTGTGGCCGACATGTGTTATTTTCTTTAACATCCTGCTGCCTTTAGTCTGGTTTATCACCTTTAGGGCCAAGGGGAGGACGAAGCAATGATCCCCCCTTAGGCACTCCAAAGATATAGCCGCCTTTTAGATAAACAGATTATGGTTCGCTGAGGCCGCCTCACCCAAATAGTAACCGACTCCGCCGATTTTGATCCCGTCCATCAGCTCCTCCTGCCGGATACCCATAACATCCATAGACATTTGACAGGCCACCATTTCTACTCCCTGTGCAGCTGCGCTCTGAATGAGCTCTTCCAGTGAGGCAACATTGTTGGCCGACATGATGCTGCGGATCAGCTTCGGACCTGCACCGAGCATGTTCATTCTAGATAAGCCCAGCTTGCGGCTGCTCCCCGGCAGCATCATGTCAAACATCCGGCCAAGCATGGTTTTTGAAACAGATGGGGGCTGAGGCTTGCGTAATATACTTAGTCCCCAGAAGGTGAAGAACATCGTTACTTTACGGCCGCTGGCAGCAGCTCCGTTGGCTATGATAAAAGAGGCGATTGCTTTATCCAGATCACCGCTGAAGACAACCATGGTACTTGCAGGCTCTGCAGCAGAAGTAACTTCTGATTGAGGGGAAGGGGTCGGCGTCTTCTTCGCAATTATCGCCTCAATAGTTCCACCCTTTCCCCGGTCCAGCTGAAGAAGCTGTGAGCCGGACATGGCCGCCCATGCCTTCACATCCTCATAGAAGCCCGGATCAGATGCCTGTACACGGAGAGTCTGGCCTTCAGCAAGCTGATCCATGGCCTGCTTGACCTGCATTAACGGGCCGGGACAGCTTAAACCGCATACGTTTAAATCGTTGTCTATCTGAAAAGCAGGTTCTCTTTCAGCAGAAGCAATGCCGTTGTTCTTATGATCTGTCCCGCTGCCGCCATCCGGTCCGGAGAATGGAGCGGGCTTATACTGCGACTCCCGGTACGTTTTATATCCGCCGCTGAGATTTTTTACCTGATAACCATGCTGCCGCAGAATTTGGGTAGCTGTATATCCGCGCAGGCCAACCTGACAATAGACCCATATCTCTTTAGAGGCATCCAGCTCATGCATGCGCGCACGGAGCTCATCTACCGGTATGGATAATGAACCAGGGATGTGCCCGTTCTGATGCTCCAGAGCACTGCGTACATCCAGCAGGATCGTTTGCTCCGGCTCGCGTAAATGAAGCTGGTCATACGTATACAGCTGCACACGGCCGGCTATATTATTTTCTGCTGCATAACCGGCCATGTTAACCGGATCTTTGGCAGATGAGTAAGGAGGGGCATAACACAGCTCAAGCTCGGCAAGATCGCTGACCTGACCGCCAAAGTGAATGGCTGTCGCAATAGCATCAATCCGCTTGTCTACCCCGTCATAGCCGACTGCCTGTGCGCCAAGAATTTTACCTTCCGGCGTATACAGCAGTTTAAGGGTTATCGGACTTGCGCCGGGATAGTAGGAGGCATGTGACCCTGGATGTACGACGACTGTCTGATAGCTGACGCCAAGACGGTTCAATGTCTTCTCATTACTGCCTGTTGCTGCTCCGGTAAGTCCGAATACCTTAATAACAGAGGAGCCCTGGGTTCCTTTATAGACAGAATCGAGTCCGGCAATCCGGTCGGCAATGATCCGGCCTTGCTTGTTGGCAGGGCCAGCAAGCGGAACGGCAGTTCTGGTGCCATGAATGAAATCCGTAACCTCAATGGCATCGCCTGCAGCGTAAATATGCGGAAGATTGGTTTCCAGTGCTTCATTTACAAGGATATGTCCGCGTTCGCCAAGCCCGATTCCGCTGCCCCGCAGAAAACCTGTGTCCGGAGTAACCCCAATCGCCAGAATGACCAGATCTGCAGTCAGCATACGGCCGCCTGCAAGCTCTACACCAATACCTTGATTGAGGGAATGGAAGCCCTGGACACGCTCTGAGAATAGCAGATTTATGCCATGCTGTTCCATTTCCCGGGCAATGGGTGCTGCCAGCTCCGGATCAAATGGTGCCAGCAGCTGCCCGTTTCCTTCAACCAGCGTCACTGCTAATCCGGCTTCCTTTAGATTCTCGGCCATTTCAACACCGATGAATCCGCCGCCGATTACAATAGAAGATTGGTTGTTATGAGAAGTAATGAGTTCTTTGATACGGTCAATATCCGGAATGTTGCGGACGGTATGAATGAGCGGATGGTCCTTTCCGGGCAGATCGGGAATGATGGGCCGGGCACCCGGTGACAGGATCAGCTCATCATAGCTTTCTTCGTATCGTCCCCGTTCCCCGCTCTGGACTTGGACCGTACGTGCGACAGGGTCAACGCTTATGACTTCGCTCTGAATCCGCACATCAATCCGGAAACGGTCTGCCATGCCTTTAGGGGTTTGAACCAGCAGGCGTTCGCGGTCTGCAATTGTACCACCTATATAATAGGGTAAGCCGCAATTGGCAAACGAGATGTAGGGGCCTTTCTCAAAAAGAATAATATCGGCATGCTCATCGAGCCGGCGCAGGCGGGCTGCGGCGGAGGCACCTCCGGCAACTCCGCCCACAATCAATACTTTCTTGCTCATGATTCACAATCTTCCTCTCCGAATAAAATAGGTATAATCTGTTCGATCCGCTGATCAGCAAGCACGTAGTTCACTTCCAGGCCGTTGCGCTCGGTTTCTACAATGCCTGCACTGCGCAGCTTCTGCAGATGCTGGGACACTGTCGACTGCGGAAGATCCAGGCATTCCTGCATATAGGATACATTGCATTTTTTCTTGCGCATCAGACCGCGTACAATGCACAGACGGACAGGGTGAGACAAAGCTTTTAATAATTCAGCCAGTTCGTTAAATTGCCTGGAATCACTATTGGAAAAAGCGGACTGATTCATGGTATTCCTCCCATGTGGATATATCACTATATTCAAATAATACGATATAGTTTCAGCAAAGTCAAACCCTTACGGGAAATAAACTTTGCTCCAACTGGTAGTGCGGACTTGTTTATATCTCCAGATCCTGCAGAAGCTGAAGCGCTGCACCAGTCATAGCGCTTTCTTCTCTAAGAATACCGGGAGTGAATACAGGATGATAGCTTGGGGAGTCAAATATATTTTTCCGTGCCACGTTTACAGCTGTTTCATAGACCAGGGGATCAGCATTAACGAGTGCCCCGCCGACAATAACATATTCCGGAAGAAGCGTGTTAATCATATTGGCAAGCCCGACGCCCAGGTAGGAAGCTGTTTCAAGGAACATTTCCCGGACAAAAGAGTCATTACGTTCCAGGGCTTCGAGCAGAGCAGGAAAGGTAATATGCTCAGGCGGAACAGCCGGCAGAGAGCTTTCACGGCCGATCCGCAGCTGGGACTGTATGCGTTCCTCCAATGAAGGGAGGGACACATAGGCTTCGAGTGCACCGTAATTTCCCGTCTCCCCGAGTCTCCGCCCGCCTGTCTGAATGATCATCTGGCCGATGGCTCCCTCAGTATCAGCAGTGCCCCGGATAATCTGCCCCCCGGACATAATGGATGACCTGATATTAACGCCTGCGTGGACATACAGCATATTCTTGCAGGCTTCATCCCGGAGTGCCCAGTGCTCCGCCAATAATGCGGTGTTAGCCCCGTTATCAAGCTTGACCGGAAGCTGCATCCGTTCTGCAAACAGCCTGCAGATAGGCACACTGCTCCAGGCATCAGACAAAAAATATTTTGGCTTCAGGATGACCCCTGTTTTTGAATCCAGCGGACCGACTGCCCCGATTCCCAAACCTAATAACTGTTCATATTGTATATGGTGCTTTTGCAGCAGGATAGCTGTTTCTTTTACTACAAGTTCAATCAGGCGTTCAGGCGAAAGCTCAGGACTCATCTCCCAGTGTACAGAGGATAAACAGTTAAGCTGCAGATCGAACAAGCCAAGGGATGAGCTGATCCGCGAAATATCCAGTCCCAGTAAATAACGGTATGAGGGATTGGCCTGAAAAAGAATCGGTTTACGCCCGCCGGTTGATGTACCCAGTCCGGAAACAAGGATCAGCTCCTGCGCCAGCAGCTCTTCGAGAATCCGGGTCATGCTGCTGCTTGTAATGGAGAAATGCTCGAGTAGATCTGCTTTGGAGACCGTTCCCAGGTAGGCGATCCGGTTATAGATTTGCTTTTTAATAGAATAGAGTGAAGGATTAGGCATTAATAATCTGCTCCATTTCCTAGTGGATAGGTCGGGATATTTAGAGTATAGCGGATAAAACGGGTTTTATCCAGTTATTGATATAGGAATAATGAAGTTAATTTCATTTTGAATTAAAGATGGATTATTTTTCATGCGGAAAGCGGATTTGTAAGTCTGCAGTCTGAGAAAATTCAAGAGAATTTACGTAATGTGAATATACTTTTATCCAAAATGGAATTAACATGTTATAATTTATAAGCTGATAAGGCACACGGGGCAATAGGAGTTACGGAGGTTTTGCAATGAACGTACGGAAAAAGGAAAAGATTATCGTTTTGCTGCAGTTATTCATCCTTTTTTTAAAACTGGGGCCTTCGACCTTCGGAGGCGGATATGCGATGATTGCAGCCATTGAGCGGGAGATTGTGAATAAAAAGGGCTGGCTGAAGCCGGGCGAGATCGGGGATATGGTTTCGGTCGCGGGTTCTGCCCCTGGAGGAGTCGCCGTTAACTCGGCTGCTTTTGTAGGGTATAAGCTGGCGGGTGTCGCGGGGGCCGTCGTTGCAGTATTTGCCATTACGCTGCCCACTTTTCTGATCGTGCTGATCCTGAGCATTTTAGGCATGCTGTTTCAGGACGTTCCCAAAGTTGCGGCTGCCCTCAAAGGTGTGCATGCTGCAGTGGTCGCTTTAATTATTGTGGCCGCTTTTAAAATAGGCAAGGCATCAATTATGGATATCCCCACGTTGCTGATCGCTGCTATCACTGTTCTGCTGCTGCTGTTCACACCGCTCCACTCCTTCTATCTGATCCTGGGCGGACCGGTTGCAGGAGTAGCGATTATTGCGGTCAAAAGGGTGCTTGGTCTTTCAGCCCAAACAGAAAAGCAGGTGAAGGACCAGCAGCCTGATTTGAATTATCTTGAATATTACATCTGAAGGTGCTGGTAGCATGTTACTGGAATTATTTTTATTGTTCCTGAAGGTTGGATTGATCTCATTTGGCGGAGGGTATGCGGTGATTGCGCTGATTCAACGTGAAATTACTGAAAAAGGCTGGGTTACCGCAGGGCATTTTCAGGAGCTGGTTGCCATGGCGGGAATGGCCCCGGGCTCCATAGCAACCAATACAGCCACGCTGATCGGCTATTCGCAAATGGGTCTGTTGGGCGGAGCTGTTTCTACCATCGGCATTATTCTGCCGTCGCTCCTGATTGTCATCCTGCTGACGGCTTTTTTTCTGCGGATGCACAGCAATAACTGGGTACGGTCCTCTTTTTACGGATTACGTCCCATTATTGCCGGCCTCATCGCATATGCTGCCATTCATTTCTTCATAGGAAGCACAGAGGGGGACTGGCTGAGCTGGCCGGCCTTGGGGATGCTGCTGATTTGCGGGGCTAGTCTGATTGCGGTAATCCGGTATAAAATTCATCCGTTTGCAGTGATTCTCCTGTCGGCGGTAGGCGGAATTGTTTTGTTTTAATGAATCATCTGACAAAATAATAAGGAGGTGACCAGCGGTATGCTGAACCCGATTGCTTTTTCCATAGGGCCGCTTTCAGTACACTGGTACGGGATCATTATTGGAATTGGTGCTCTTCTGGGGTTAATGTTTGCTATTCGTGAGGGAAGTCGGTTTGGGCTAGCAAAAGAATTTTTCTACGATCTGCTGCTGATTGGACTTCCCTCTGCCATAGTGGGTGCCAGAATCTATTACGTGGCTTTTGAGTGGGATGGCTATAAGAATAACCTGGCTGAAATATTCATGATCTGGCACGGCGGTATCGCGATTTACGGTGCGTTGATAGGTGCAGTAATTGCAGCGGTCATTTACACAAAGAGAAAAGGATATCATTTCTGGAGAATTGCCGACATTTGTGCACCCGGATTAATTACAGGGCAAATGATCGGGCGCTGGGGAAATTTTGTCAATCAGGAGGCCCACGGCGGTCCTGTTTCGCAGGGATTTCTTGAAAACAGTTTGCACTTGCCTTCTTTTATCGTGAAGCAGATGTACATAGACGGCCAGTACTACCATCCAACCTTTTTATATGAATCGGTATGGAGTTTAACCGGACTTATTCTGCTATTGTTCCTGCGGCGGAGACGCTTTCTGAAAGCTGGTGAACTCTTTATGGGTTATTTCATTTGGTACTCCATCGGACGCTTCTATGTAGAAGGAGTCCGTACAGACAGCCTGTCCTTTGCCGGACCGGAATGGCTTGCAGATCTGTTAAAAGCATTATGGAGCCCGGTAAGCTTCTTGGGCTGGGGGACGATGAAGGCAGGAGAAAATATCCGGACCTCGCAGCTGCTGGCGGTTCTCATTATCCTGGTTGCAGCAGCTTTTATAATGGTTAGACGGATAGGGAAATCCGCGGTACCGTATCATTCGGATATTGAACGGGAAATTTGAGCAGGTTATTATTTGTAAAAGATTACCTATATTTCATAGATTATGTTAACGCATAATCAATATTTATCTTTCAGCAGCCGGCAAGAATAAGCCGGCTGCTGTTTTTATATTAGAAAAATGTGACTTTTTTCTTAGTTTCATTTTGGGATCCGACGGTTTTTCCCCACAGACTAGTCCAAAAGTATAATTTTGCAGCACTTTACATAAAACTGGGTTTTTCTTGATCCTTACATGATAGCATATAAGACGACAAGCGGTGGACAATTATGGAAAAGGCCGCCGATCTACTATCCAAGGAGGCATGACATGAAGGAGAAGCATTCAGGTTGGAAAAAGAAGCTGCTTAACGGTACGCTGGCCGCAGCGGTAGCAGTGCCGCTGCAATTGTTCGCATTCGGGGCCGGACAGGCAGCATACGCCGACGGGCCGACGGATCCCGCACCGTTTATTGAGGCTAAGGTAGTCAATGAGCACGCCGGCCAGAAAATTCTGTTCGACAATACCCATGCACAGACAGCCGGAGCGGCTGACTGGGTAATTGACGGTGCTTTTTCCGACTTTGGCAATGCGCTTGCCCAGGAAGGTTATTACGTCAAGGAGCTCCGCAAGACTACTCCGATTACGTCCAGTGATCTTTCCGGCTATGACGTTTTTATCGTGGCTGAAGCCAACATTCCTTACAAAGCCAGCGAGCAGGCGGCAATGGCGGAATATGTAGAGAATGGCGGCAGCATCTTCTTCATCGGCGACCACTATAACGCAGACCGTAACAAAAACCGCTGGGACGGCAGCGAGTCCTTTAACGGCTACCGCCGCGGTGCCTGGGACAACCCGGCCAAGGGCATGAGCGCTGAAGAAGCCGGCTCCGCTGCGATGCAGGGTGTAGTCAGCTCTGACTGGCTGGGGGAAGAGTTCGGCGTACGGTTCCGTTACAACGCACTCGGCGATATTAACGCGAACAATATCGTGGCTCCTGCCCAGGCCTTTGGCATTACAACAGGAGTTTCTGCAGTAGCGATGCATGCAGGCTCCACGCTGGCCATCCTTGACCCTACCCGGGCGAAGGGTATCGTCTATCTGCCGAAAACGAATGCTGCCTGGGGTAACGCTGTGGACCAGGGCGTATACAACGGCGGCGGTGTAGCAGAAGGCCCTTACGTGGCTGTTGCCAAAAAAGGCGCTGGTAAAGCTGCCTTCATCGGTGACTCTTCACCGGTTGAGGATATCACGCCGAAGTATGTCCGGGAGGATACCGGTGCCCGGAAAACAACGTACGACGGCTTCAAGGAAGCTGATGATGCTGAGCTTCTGGTGAATACCGTCAACTGGCTCGCCGAGCAGGAGAGCTATACGGATTTCACTCAGGTCAGCGGACTGACACTGGATCAGCCGACCCAGCTGCTGCCGTTCGAAGAGCCGGCGCTGTCTACCGAGCCGCAGCCGGAGCCATGGGCTGCACCGAACGCCGGCTACAAGTGGTATGACCGCACGACCTTTAAAGCAGGTTCCTATGGCGGACCGGCGTCTGCTGCCAATGCGGAGTACAAATTCACGCACCAGGCTGTGCTGCCGAACGCGCAGAATTTCCAGATCCGCGTCAGTGCGGTTAATATTCCTGCCGGCACCAGCGTATCCGGCTTCCAGCTGGGGATCTACCAGGTGAGCGGCGGGGCGCAAATTGCCAAGATCCAGAACAGTGATGGTACTTGGCCGGCAAGTTATGGCTACAGCACTAACTTTAGCCTGACTGCCGATCTGAAC contains these protein-coding regions:
- the mnhG gene encoding monovalent cation/H(+) antiporter subunit G gives rise to the protein MIVEMLGKILVLAGAIFCGLSAFGLVRLPDVYLRSHAATKSATFGVLCVLGGAFLYFLFADGTISIKLLLAILFVFITSPVAGHLNGRAAYRSGVPLWRGSVRDDLKSPQENRSEDNR
- a CDS encoding spore germination protein, producing MRSNDQKSNRDKEQNAVSGPLGADSSLNASIITRILGESSDLTVRSLGVGRTQGEKDITDCQIRLVYLDGMVDNQTLQESIIPAIQNIGLVPLETDLIELFSREILPVGQVSTVDNFPHAVRTVLTGCLLLMIDGYVQGLSLSIQGYEKRSIEEPKTQAVIRGPQEAFTEDLRTNTTMIRRKMKNERLRIETHTAGQMTQTDISVMYIDGIAEQQLLDQVWKLIDHLTLKTVLEGEYIEEYLQSNKGTIFPTVLNTERPDTVTAGLSEGRIALFVDGSPFAIVLPSMFLDFIQSAEDSYQPYLFASFIRILRMVAGGISLIAPAIYIAITTFHQDLLPTQLLLSLMFQREGVPFPAFVEAILMEITFEIIREAGIRMPRNIGQAVSIVGTIVVGQAAVDAGFVSAAMVIVVAITGISSFVIPAYNMSIAFRLVRFLFMGVAASFGIFGLTICFCALAVHLCSLDSMGIPYMRPYAPYLKNEQVDGLIRAPYWLRNKLKKTKGRQSA
- a CDS encoding Ger(x)C family spore germination protein; translated protein: MKRTVLVVWTAVLMTLVLSGCWSRKELNELAVSIGLGIDQTENGYLVTTQIVAPRQAASGAGGANGPPALVMATEESTVIEALRKLTTKLPRKIYLSHLSILLIDESIAREGVLDSLDFLFRDHEVRPNFNVVIVRNGTAHDALSILTPLEQMPARDMFDSLNESEKVWAPTAAVRLLDLMKWFNTEGQQAVLTGLKVVGDIEKGMSKDNISVLDSPAKFEYSGIGVMKDDVLLGWLNESDSKAYNYVTGKVKSTVGKVDCPNQKGKFVMELINSRTKIIPGLKAGGPSATVEVSIEANIAEVECKLDLNDRKVLKEVGELAGRKTRELIEHGIKEVQTRYASDIFGFGQKFHHKYPKQWRVWKEDWDRMFSRMEVEVVVNYEIKGRGRIVNPIQKGILE
- a CDS encoding endospore germination permease → MALLLTLNYWGSALLGLPSSLIGVSGKDAWLSILLGVCLQILLIPLFTGIFKQMNGDTVGKYLNRTFGKGFGKALLALWLFFVPFHIFVLTMRSLGDFTSTDLYIETPPSAIYILILAAMMYCLFKGIKAVAKSAELTFPIAGFLLAVLLLSLLHGAEWDNFLPVKEDGIRPVLHGSVMFLAYPNSEIALSLFLASCIKNKKTYSKALWHSTWLTGLGLLLLTVMVIAVLGENLPQNIPYASQFAAKTVTVGGFYERIETAVTVIWFIVMFYRMIFTYYICTQGLAELFELKNHQRLLPPLALLSIPLAMLVWDNPSVIAEITAVWPTCVIFFNILLPLVWFITFRAKGRTKQ
- a CDS encoding DsrE/DsrF/DrsH-like family protein, with translation MSKKVLIVGGVAGGASAAARLRRLDEHADIILFEKGPYISFANCGLPYYIGGTIADRERLLVQTPKGMADRFRIDVRIQSEVISVDPVARTVQVQSGERGRYEESYDELILSPGARPIIPDLPGKDHPLIHTVRNIPDIDRIKELITSHNNQSSIVIGGGFIGVEMAENLKEAGLAVTLVEGNGQLLAPFDPELAAPIAREMEQHGINLLFSERVQGFHSLNQGIGVELAGGRMLTADLVILAIGVTPDTGFLRGSGIGLGERGHILVNEALETNLPHIYAAGDAIEVTDFIHGTRTAVPLAGPANKQGRIIADRIAGLDSVYKGTQGSSVIKVFGLTGAATGSNEKTLNRLGVSYQTVVVHPGSHASYYPGASPITLKLLYTPEGKILGAQAVGYDGVDKRIDAIATAIHFGGQVSDLAELELCYAPPYSSAKDPVNMAGYAAENNIAGRVQLYTYDQLHLREPEQTILLDVRSALEHQNGHIPGSLSIPVDELRARMHELDASKEIWVYCQVGLRGYTATQILRQHGYQVKNLSGGYKTYRESQYKPAPFSGPDGGSGTDHKNNGIASAEREPAFQIDNDLNVCGLSCPGPLMQVKQAMDQLAEGQTLRVQASDPGFYEDVKAWAAMSGSQLLQLDRGKGGTIEAIIAKKTPTPSPQSEVTSAAEPASTMVVFSGDLDKAIASFIIANGAAASGRKVTMFFTFWGLSILRKPQPPSVSKTMLGRMFDMMLPGSSRKLGLSRMNMLGAGPKLIRSIMSANNVASLEELIQSAAAQGVEMVACQMSMDVMGIRQEELMDGIKIGGVGYYLGEAASANHNLFI
- a CDS encoding metalloregulator ArsR/SmtB family transcription factor — its product is MNQSAFSNSDSRQFNELAELLKALSHPVRLCIVRGLMRKKKCNVSYMQECLDLPQSTVSQHLQKLRSAGIVETERNGLEVNYVLADQRIEQIIPILFGEEDCES